The following proteins come from a genomic window of Bartonella apihabitans:
- a CDS encoding AAA family ATPase: MRIKYVDITNFRKLQSVRLELDDKSTILVGANNSGKTSAMTALGLFLISPDTLKLRDVTISNWKKINAIGQFWENEQFDTTDKLAPYNLNDLLPAMDIWLDVPINQIRYVVDILPDLDWKEGLLGVRLKYQVKDFQKLRQEYQIERNAAKNINKKSQEAKAKSETKEGNRATEVVVWPRNLADFLESRLDTYIELKPYPLDPSKFDKDGKSPQKLSEEIHPFERSPLQNIIKIYEIAAQRDFADATVNDGKKDDKGAGAGKFKRRLSDQLRRYYKDHVDPTKTPTDADLSALTAIQTAEREFGGLLEKGLKVPLSELKGIGYPGITDPQLVITPHLTTTDILNHKSSVSYKVMDPETNSNDELVLPENYCGLGYQNLISMVFMMMGFRDDWMRVGKARPVTDDENKTIIKPIQLVLIEEPEAHLHAQVQQVFIRKAYDLLRKHSSLGDSEEFVTQLVVSTHSPHITHEVNFSSLRYFRRYPAINKDETPTTRIINLSNIFDKKSDEIRFVERYLKIMHCDLFFADGVIFVEGAAERILVPYFIQNHFKNILRRYISLLEVGGNYIHKFRPLLEELGLATLIITDLDSVAKNSEKNNRLTSVTPEKGKGQQTSNPTLKEWFSKDSSKQVVLIDDLLNVDLNVYFKNPIHGLSLYIAFQQKINVNELGDFIPRTFEDAVIYKNIEILEELNKEAYEIVDKFDTNNPDLKTLSNNIFEWVRRTDKVNFALDCLMYEDGNKLEVPAYIDSGLNWFQEKLQADPDEKGGHIDV, translated from the coding sequence ATGCGAATAAAATATGTCGATATAACTAATTTTAGAAAATTGCAGTCTGTACGCCTAGAGCTTGATGACAAAAGCACGATTCTTGTTGGAGCGAATAATAGCGGAAAAACTTCTGCAATGACTGCATTGGGTCTATTTCTTATTTCACCAGATACCCTCAAGCTTCGTGATGTTACAATTTCTAACTGGAAAAAGATTAACGCGATAGGTCAATTTTGGGAAAATGAGCAGTTTGACACGACTGATAAGCTTGCCCCTTATAACCTAAACGACTTACTTCCTGCTATGGACATTTGGCTTGATGTCCCAATAAACCAGATTCGATATGTAGTAGATATTTTACCCGATTTGGACTGGAAGGAGGGGCTTCTCGGGGTAAGATTGAAATATCAGGTTAAGGATTTTCAAAAACTCCGACAGGAATATCAAATAGAGCGTAACGCTGCTAAAAACATCAATAAAAAAAGTCAAGAAGCAAAAGCAAAATCAGAAACTAAAGAGGGGAATAGAGCAACTGAAGTGGTTGTTTGGCCAAGAAATTTGGCTGATTTTCTTGAAAGTCGGCTGGATACTTATATTGAGCTTAAGCCTTATCCTCTTGATCCGTCAAAGTTTGATAAAGATGGAAAAAGTCCTCAAAAATTATCCGAAGAGATTCACCCCTTTGAACGGTCACCGTTACAAAATATTATTAAAATCTATGAAATTGCAGCACAACGGGACTTTGCTGATGCAACTGTAAATGATGGAAAGAAAGATGACAAAGGAGCAGGCGCAGGGAAATTTAAACGACGTTTATCCGATCAATTGCGCCGATATTATAAGGATCATGTTGATCCTACCAAAACGCCGACCGATGCAGATTTGTCGGCTCTGACGGCCATTCAAACTGCCGAAAGAGAATTTGGTGGTTTGCTTGAAAAAGGTCTCAAAGTTCCTTTATCTGAGCTTAAGGGGATTGGGTATCCCGGTATAACCGATCCTCAATTGGTTATAACTCCCCACCTTACGACGACCGATATTTTAAACCATAAGTCATCAGTGAGTTATAAAGTTATGGATCCCGAAACTAACAGCAATGATGAGCTTGTGCTTCCGGAAAATTATTGTGGTTTAGGATATCAAAATTTAATTTCAATGGTTTTCATGATGATGGGCTTTCGCGATGACTGGATGCGCGTTGGTAAAGCAAGGCCTGTCACAGACGATGAAAATAAAACCATAATTAAACCTATTCAGCTTGTTTTAATTGAAGAGCCAGAAGCTCACCTCCATGCTCAGGTTCAACAAGTCTTTATTCGCAAAGCTTATGACTTACTGCGTAAACATAGCAGCCTCGGTGACAGTGAAGAATTTGTTACTCAACTTGTGGTTAGCACTCATTCGCCACATATTACGCATGAAGTCAATTTTTCCTCATTACGGTATTTTCGCCGTTATCCAGCAATAAACAAAGATGAGACACCAACTACGAGAATTATTAATTTATCGAATATTTTTGATAAGAAATCTGATGAAATACGGTTCGTTGAACGTTATCTCAAGATCATGCATTGCGACCTATTTTTTGCGGATGGTGTGATTTTTGTCGAAGGCGCGGCAGAAAGGATACTTGTTCCATATTTTATACAAAACCATTTTAAAAATATTTTGCGAAGATATATCTCGCTGCTTGAAGTGGGTGGAAATTATATCCACAAGTTTCGACCTTTATTGGAAGAATTGGGATTAGCAACTTTAATTATTACAGATCTTGATTCAGTAGCAAAAAATAGCGAGAAAAATAATAGATTAACGTCGGTCACGCCGGAAAAAGGTAAAGGACAACAAACAAGTAACCCAACACTTAAAGAATGGTTTTCTAAAGATTCGTCTAAGCAAGTTGTTCTTATTGATGACTTATTGAACGTGGATTTAAACGTTTATTTCAAAAATCCCATTCACGGTCTATCACTCTACATAGCTTTTCAGCAAAAAATTAATGTAAATGAATTAGGAGATTTTATTCCAAGAACGTTTGAGGATGCTGTTATTTATAAAAATATAGAAATATTGGAAGAATTAAATAAAGAAGCTTATGAGATTGTAGATAAATTTGATACAAATAATCCTGATTTAAAAACATTATCCAATAATATTTTTGAATGGGTTAGAAGAACGGACAAAGTAAATTTTGCACTTGATTGCCTAATGTATGAAGATGGAAACAAGTTAGAAGTGCCAGCTTATATTGATAGTGGATTAAATTGGTTCCAAGAAAAGCTTCAAGCCGACCCTGACGAAAAGGGAGGCCACATCGATGTCTGA
- a CDS encoding NADPH-dependent F420 reductase, with protein MSLDRRFILKSALALSLAEIFSLSQAFSQNTENSVGKTSNSSKAETVNDSPATKTEADVKNLKIGVIGAGSLGGTVATLLVKSGHSVMFSSRHPDELRRFTNPLRDKASVGTPRQAAQFGDVILVAVPFSAWPQIGKDFAAEMKGKIVIDATNPPLWGGDLEPLSIEAKKNGVAETVKKYVPDVRLVRAFSAVDATVIEDCFNKKIEAVGMPMASDDEKALDVVAELVRETGCEPVITGKLETAHIFAPGEPGFRAHLPADKLRKRLGL; from the coding sequence ATGTCTCTTGATCGTCGTTTTATATTAAAATCTGCTTTAGCTCTGTCTCTTGCCGAGATTTTTTCCCTGTCGCAGGCTTTTTCACAAAATACCGAAAATTCAGTGGGGAAGACTTCAAATTCATCCAAAGCGGAAACAGTAAACGATAGCCCCGCAACAAAAACGGAAGCTGATGTCAAAAATCTTAAAATCGGGGTCATTGGCGCCGGCTCGCTTGGCGGAACTGTTGCAACCCTCCTTGTAAAATCCGGCCATTCGGTGATGTTTTCTTCGCGCCATCCGGATGAGTTGCGACGCTTTACAAACCCGCTTAGAGACAAAGCTTCAGTCGGTACACCGCGCCAGGCGGCACAATTTGGTGATGTTATCCTTGTTGCAGTGCCGTTTTCAGCCTGGCCTCAAATCGGCAAAGATTTTGCCGCCGAAATGAAGGGGAAAATTGTTATTGACGCGACAAACCCGCCTTTGTGGGGAGGAGATTTAGAGCCTCTTTCAATCGAAGCAAAGAAAAACGGCGTTGCCGAAACGGTAAAAAAATATGTGCCGGATGTGCGCCTTGTCCGTGCTTTTTCGGCAGTTGACGCTACGGTGATTGAAGATTGTTTCAATAAAAAGATAGAAGCTGTGGGTATGCCGATGGCAAGTGACGATGAAAAAGCATTGGACGTTGTGGCCGAGCTCGTGCGCGAAACCGGTTGCGAACCTGTCATCACCGGCAAACTTGAAACAGCGCATATTTTCGCCCCCGGCGAGCCGGGTTTTCGTGCCCACCTCCCGGCAGATAAATTGCGAAAACGCCTTGGCCTATAA
- the puuE gene encoding allantoinase PuuE codes for MKSKKDYRARQFYGYGPNPPDPEWPDGAKIAVQFVINYEEGGESNILHGDKASEHLLSEIVGAVPWEGQRNLNIESLYEYGARVGFWRLYRLFTERNMKLTVFAVAKALELNPAVAKAMVEADWEIATHGFRWLEYKDVDEEEERFHIREAVRIQKQLTGERPYGIYQGKPSINTLRLTMEEGGFIYSSDSYADELPYWVEGIDKPFLMIPYTLDVNDMRFATAQGFNSGEQFFNYLKDSFDVLYEEGEKGAPKMLSIGLHCRLVGHPGRAKALEKFLDYVAAKKSVYIARRIDIARHWQKVHPAK; via the coding sequence ATGAAATCCAAGAAAGATTATCGTGCCCGCCAATTTTACGGTTATGGACCGAACCCGCCAGACCCCGAATGGCCGGACGGGGCAAAAATTGCGGTACAATTTGTCATCAATTATGAAGAAGGCGGAGAGAGCAATATTCTTCATGGTGACAAAGCCTCCGAGCATTTATTATCCGAAATTGTCGGCGCAGTTCCTTGGGAAGGGCAGCGCAATCTCAATATTGAATCCTTGTATGAATATGGTGCGCGTGTCGGCTTTTGGCGGCTCTACAGGCTTTTTACCGAAAGAAATATGAAGCTTACGGTATTTGCCGTGGCCAAGGCTTTGGAGCTCAATCCGGCTGTTGCGAAAGCCATGGTCGAGGCCGATTGGGAAATTGCCACCCATGGATTTCGTTGGCTTGAATATAAGGATGTTGATGAAGAGGAAGAGCGTTTTCACATTCGCGAAGCGGTACGCATCCAGAAACAACTAACGGGTGAGCGCCCATATGGAATTTATCAGGGAAAACCGTCGATCAACACTTTGCGGCTAACGATGGAAGAGGGCGGCTTTATCTATTCGTCAGATAGTTATGCCGATGAACTTCCCTATTGGGTAGAAGGCATTGATAAGCCGTTTCTCATGATTCCTTATACATTGGATGTCAATGACATGCGCTTTGCAACCGCGCAAGGTTTCAACAGTGGCGAACAATTTTTCAACTATCTGAAAGACAGTTTCGATGTTCTTTATGAAGAGGGTGAAAAAGGCGCACCGAAAATGCTTTCTATCGGTTTGCATTGTCGCTTGGTTGGCCATCCGGGGCGGGCAAAGGCACTTGAAAAATTTCTTGATTATGTGGCCGCCAAAAAGTCGGTTTATATTGCACGGCGCATAGATATTGCCCGCCATTGGCAAAAAGTGCATCCGGCCAAATAA
- a CDS encoding Npt1/Npt2 family nucleotide transporter, which produces MVEKVGYAGLLLISTALFLSTLFLWFFLVHWRSDFGRGKDLKQDNPGMTASEKEKSETYSGIWIGLKLIVKSPYLRQIAVYAIFTSAGTTFLYYAQARLVQATFTNPNEQTQFFSIMDTVVQTSSILIQMFVTARIAKKFGVTFLLVSLPVMMVILFGLLGIFYCFPILAIAMILRRVGEYALARPAREMLFSAVDENSRFSAKNAIDTFVYRGSDAFWGWVDTLIRNVVSPPVIMLLALVLSCLWAISGKKIGKRYDEL; this is translated from the coding sequence ATGGTTGAAAAAGTGGGCTATGCGGGACTGCTTTTAATTTCGACAGCGCTGTTTTTATCTACGCTTTTTCTCTGGTTTTTTCTTGTGCACTGGCGAAGTGATTTTGGCCGCGGCAAAGACCTGAAACAAGACAACCCCGGAATGACCGCGTCGGAAAAAGAAAAGAGTGAAACCTATTCCGGCATATGGATTGGCTTGAAACTCATCGTAAAATCGCCTTATCTCCGCCAAATTGCGGTTTATGCTATTTTCACCTCGGCCGGAACCACCTTTCTTTATTATGCGCAGGCGCGCCTTGTTCAGGCTACCTTTACCAATCCCAATGAACAGACACAGTTTTTTTCCATTATGGATACGGTTGTGCAAACCTCGTCCATTCTTATCCAGATGTTCGTTACCGCCCGCATTGCAAAAAAATTTGGCGTGACATTCTTGCTTGTAAGCTTGCCTGTCATGATGGTGATCCTGTTCGGACTACTCGGCATATTCTATTGTTTTCCGATTTTGGCAATCGCGATGATATTGCGCCGTGTGGGAGAATATGCACTTGCCCGCCCTGCCCGTGAAATGCTCTTTTCGGCAGTTGATGAAAATTCGCGTTTCAGTGCGAAAAACGCTATTGATACTTTTGTCTATCGCGGGTCGGATGCATTCTGGGGCTGGGTTGATACGCTTATCCGCAACGTTGTCTCCCCACCAGTCATTATGCTGCTTGCACTTGTTTTATCCTGCCTCTGGGCAATTTCAGGAAAGAAAATCGGCAAGCGTTACGACGAACTTTAA
- a CDS encoding MFS transporter, with translation MTNKLQHIFERLFALKAHETVAFLGGFFTLFLVFCSYFMLRPVRETFGIAGGVDHLSWLFTATFCAMFLVVPVFGFISQKIKKTNLFIYSTLFCSLIMLGFTLSLYYNSGSVWVGRAFFVWVSVYNLFVISLTWSFLAEVFTKEQAQRLFGPYQQAQVLAA, from the coding sequence ATGACAAACAAGCTGCAACATATATTTGAACGTCTGTTCGCGCTAAAAGCGCATGAAACAGTTGCTTTTTTGGGCGGCTTTTTCACGCTTTTTCTCGTCTTTTGCAGCTATTTCATGTTGCGACCGGTGCGTGAAACATTCGGCATTGCCGGTGGTGTCGATCATCTCTCATGGCTTTTTACTGCCACTTTTTGCGCCATGTTTCTCGTTGTGCCCGTTTTCGGCTTTATCAGCCAGAAAATTAAAAAGACCAATCTCTTCATCTATTCGACGCTTTTTTGTAGTCTTATTATGCTCGGCTTTACGCTAAGCCTTTATTACAATAGCGGCAGTGTCTGGGTGGGGCGCGCGTTCTTTGTCTGGGTTTCGGTTTATAACCTGTTTGTTATTTCCCTCACATGGAGCTTTTTGGCCGAGGTTTTTACCAAAGAACAGGCCCAGCGCCTGTTTGGCCCCTATCAGCAGGCGCAAGTCTTGGCGGCATAA
- the uraD gene encoding 2-oxo-4-hydroxy-4-carboxy-5-ureidoimidazoline decarboxylase, which translates to MKIEQLNTLPAAAFIDCLSGIFEHSPWVGESVAGKRPFENLDALYEAMVEAVRQAPEELKDRLILAHPDLAGKLARSSKLTAQSEKEQKGAGLDRLSEDEFDQFQKLNEAYRAKFSFPFIIAVRGHGGKAHDKYSILANMKKRLNNDKDEEKATALTEIFRIARLRLEDLIDSEGENMTGLTTHILDTASGKPASGVKIQLYKLCPQDVPENENNGIINTPRGMAEKTHFAGEKTQSVVKKLLVETKSNQDGRTEKPLLDEKAMKNGQYELHFFTAAYFVNQGAKLDNPPFLDEITISFSIADNTAHYHVPLLVSPWSYSTYRGS; encoded by the coding sequence GTGAAAATTGAACAATTGAACACTCTTCCAGCCGCTGCTTTTATTGATTGTTTAAGCGGTATTTTCGAGCATTCCCCTTGGGTGGGGGAAAGTGTTGCAGGAAAACGCCCGTTTGAAAATCTCGATGCGCTTTATGAGGCCATGGTCGAAGCGGTTCGGCAAGCTCCGGAAGAGTTGAAAGACAGGTTGATTTTGGCTCACCCCGATCTTGCGGGTAAGCTTGCCCGTTCATCGAAATTGACGGCGCAATCGGAAAAAGAACAAAAAGGGGCAGGGCTTGATCGTTTGAGTGAAGATGAATTCGATCAATTTCAGAAATTGAATGAAGCCTATCGGGCGAAATTTTCTTTTCCCTTTATCATTGCTGTTCGGGGGCATGGTGGCAAAGCCCATGACAAATATTCCATTCTCGCCAATATGAAAAAGCGCTTGAACAATGATAAAGATGAAGAAAAAGCCACGGCGTTGACGGAAATCTTCCGCATTGCGCGCTTGCGGCTTGAAGATCTCATAGACAGTGAGGGAGAAAACATGACCGGTTTGACAACCCATATTCTTGATACAGCATCCGGTAAACCGGCTAGCGGCGTTAAAATTCAGCTTTACAAGCTTTGCCCGCAAGATGTTCCGGAAAATGAAAATAACGGGATAATAAACACCCCTCGTGGAATGGCCGAAAAAACGCATTTCGCGGGAGAAAAAACGCAATCCGTCGTCAAAAAATTGCTTGTTGAAACAAAGAGCAATCAGGACGGGCGAACGGAAAAACCGCTTCTTGATGAAAAGGCAATGAAAAACGGGCAATATGAATTGCATTTTTTCACGGCAGCCTATTTTGTAAACCAAGGCGCAAAACTTGATAACCCGCCTTTTCTTGATGAAATCACCATCAGCTTTTCAATAGCCGATAACACCGCCCATTATCATGTGCCGCTTCTTGTAAGCCCGTGGAGCTATTCGACCTATCGCGGCAGTTGA
- a CDS encoding UvrD-helicase domain-containing protein, protein MSDIKTKEPDFDDHIDSEILECLTPDKPVSFILYAGAGTGKTRSLKFVLEEFRKKYGEHFRLMGKKIAVITYTNAAADEIIERVGEDNLFPISTIHSFCWRLIQNYQKDIQKWMINKWEKEAIDIKEKQKKEHKGSKAALDRATKLSLIEKRLERLKKPQHFTYSPDGDNFGESCLTHEDVLKITADFIANNATAEENRFGKETFKNVLIDKYPFLLIDESQDTRKELLEGLIGIANEAHNRFALGLFGDEMQRIYTGGCETLDGLFTHKIELSKQLNHRSPRRIIALGNAIRNDGKIQFARKDSEEGFARLFTISNAIVNKDAFEQNVRHQMAEITKDAEWENRDAVKILILEHRMAASRYGFSQMYEAFDKAQNLKSAVMKEEPEGIRFFSRLIAPVFLAYRENKKFELLAHLRAKSPLFKKCVSDAKENDEKYPLSRLNSSVQQLLEVIKKNPEASFWNILHCVANNHLFDLPVELMPFCSSDGKNDETVSRTVAGDATTEQSKEEETSPDLILEAWRKFLETPYKQIYNYMVYFNGESPFSTQQGIKGLEFDRVLVILDDEEARGHNFSYDKLFNGQPTPTLSGKAHEKDTSERLARTRRLFYVTCTRAKKSLAVIAYSKNPEKTGEMAIMKGWFSKDEIVCADKDFQ, encoded by the coding sequence ATGTCTGATATTAAAACTAAAGAACCGGATTTCGATGATCATATTGATAGTGAAATCCTTGAATGTCTTACCCCCGATAAACCGGTTAGTTTTATTCTCTATGCCGGTGCAGGCACTGGAAAAACTCGGTCTTTAAAATTTGTACTTGAAGAATTCCGTAAAAAATATGGTGAACATTTCCGCCTTATGGGAAAAAAAATTGCGGTTATCACCTATACCAATGCGGCAGCCGATGAAATTATAGAACGCGTTGGCGAAGACAATCTGTTCCCAATTTCCACCATTCATAGTTTCTGTTGGAGACTTATTCAAAATTACCAAAAAGATATCCAGAAATGGATGATAAATAAATGGGAAAAAGAAGCTATAGATATAAAAGAAAAACAAAAAAAGGAGCATAAGGGGTCGAAAGCCGCTTTGGATCGTGCCACCAAACTTTCTCTTATTGAGAAACGATTAGAGAGATTAAAAAAACCGCAACATTTTACCTATAGTCCCGATGGGGATAATTTTGGTGAAAGCTGTTTGACACATGAAGACGTGTTAAAGATTACGGCGGATTTTATTGCCAATAATGCTACGGCTGAGGAAAATAGATTTGGAAAAGAGACGTTCAAAAACGTTCTCATAGATAAATATCCGTTTTTGTTGATTGACGAGAGCCAAGATACGCGGAAAGAATTATTGGAGGGGCTGATCGGCATTGCAAATGAAGCTCACAATAGGTTTGCGTTAGGTCTTTTTGGAGATGAAATGCAACGTATTTATACGGGTGGTTGCGAAACGTTAGACGGCTTGTTCACTCATAAAATAGAGCTATCAAAACAGCTCAACCATCGTTCACCTCGACGCATTATCGCTCTTGGAAATGCAATTCGTAACGATGGCAAAATTCAATTCGCACGTAAAGATAGCGAAGAAGGTTTTGCGCGGTTGTTTACTATATCCAACGCAATCGTCAACAAAGATGCATTTGAGCAAAATGTACGACACCAAATGGCCGAAATAACCAAGGATGCAGAATGGGAAAATAGAGACGCTGTCAAAATACTAATCTTGGAGCATCGCATGGCCGCTTCCCGATATGGCTTTTCTCAGATGTATGAAGCATTCGATAAAGCACAAAATCTAAAAAGCGCAGTTATGAAGGAAGAACCAGAGGGAATACGTTTTTTTTCGAGACTAATTGCACCAGTATTTTTAGCCTATCGTGAAAATAAAAAATTTGAACTTCTGGCGCATTTACGAGCAAAGTCACCGCTTTTTAAAAAATGTGTTAGTGACGCTAAGGAAAACGATGAGAAGTATCCACTGTCCCGTTTGAATAGCAGTGTTCAACAATTATTAGAAGTTATTAAGAAAAATCCAGAAGCGTCTTTTTGGAACATCCTACATTGTGTCGCAAACAATCATTTGTTCGACTTGCCAGTTGAATTAATGCCATTTTGTTCTTCCGATGGTAAGAATGACGAAACCGTTAGTCGAACAGTGGCGGGCGACGCAACAACAGAGCAATCAAAGGAAGAGGAAACCTCACCTGATCTAATTTTAGAGGCATGGCGAAAGTTTTTAGAAACTCCCTATAAGCAAATATACAACTATATGGTCTATTTTAATGGGGAAAGTCCTTTTTCAACCCAACAAGGTATCAAAGGGTTAGAATTTGATCGCGTATTGGTGATTTTAGATGATGAAGAAGCTCGCGGTCATAATTTTTCTTATGACAAACTCTTTAATGGGCAACCAACACCGACATTAAGTGGAAAAGCGCATGAGAAAGATACATCAGAAAGGCTCGCACGCACGCGGCGCTTATTCTATGTAACCTGCACACGTGCTAAAAAAAGTTTGGCTGTGATTGCTTATAGTAAGAATCCAGAAAAGACGGGAGAAATGGCAATCATGAAAGGTTGGTTTTCTAAAGATGAAATTGTATGCGCTGATAAAGATTTTCAGTAA